The Punica granatum isolate Tunisia-2019 chromosome 4, ASM765513v2, whole genome shotgun sequence sequence GATACCATAAAGAGATCCCAATGGAAAGTGAGGCAGGCTTTCAGATCCACTTTTCCCTGCGATATGCAGTTCTTATAGACaatgattattttataatttacatatgttttatttatttttaaggcAGCGTTCTCCAATGATTTGGCTAATAAGTAATCTGTGCAAAACTATTTAAGAATGGGTTTTTTCCTCATACTCATGTCACTTTTACATTCGGTACTGTTAATAGAAAATGctttatatttcaaataaCATGATAGGAAGAAAGAATCTGAGGTTTCTTCTAACTTCCCCACATCTGGGAACTCGATTcttgcatttattttcttctcaGAGTCACCCACTGATTGCTTTCTTTTGATTCTTGCATATTCGTAGGTAGGGGGAACTACTGACAACATCGAAGAGAGTTGTGCAACTTTCTCAAGTCGCGCCCTTGGTCTCGAAGAACCACTCAAGACTACTCATCAGATTGATAATTGCTCAGAGGGATGGTAATTTTCTGAAGGAATTTGAGGTTGTTATTACTGTTCTCGGTGGCATATTGTCCATGGATGAAAGGATGAAAGATGTTTGGACTTTATTGCAGTGTTGTGTTTGCTAAGACAAAGGAATACTGCTCAATTTTTCATGGAAAAATAAGGGTAAGTCAGCAATTCTATTTACCCAAACATCTAGTGTAACCTCCTTCATTAAGTGATGTcttaaagcaaaagaaataGTAATTAATTTCAGTCCATCCATTATAGCTTCCTGATTTACTGATGGATGATTTTTCCCGATACTAAGGACAAAATGGTTAAGAAGCTATATCTTGCTCTTGCTGCTGCACCTGTGCCAGTCGGAATCGTAACACATTACATGCGCCCAGTTAACATGGCCCCGAGAATTGTTTCTGAAGgtaataatttatttgctAAAGGTTGCCCCAGTCCATGATCTGGTCTGGTTTAAAGCTACTGATCTTTATCTTATTTAACTCACACACATTATATTGATGAGTCCTACCAAAAAATACCTCTATAGAAATTCGAGTTCTTAATTCATTACTCTTCTGATCAAAACAAGCCCAGTTCTTTTTGGTCTAAGAATTCTTCGTGGCTTGCAGATTTTGTGAAGGGATGGCACCTGTGTCAGCTCGAGGTGATGGAATGTAAAAGAGTCCCTTGGCCGAACTCTATCATTGAGGAGAAGTATAATATTGAAGACTGCGGGTGGCCCAAAAAGGATTTTGCATATGAGTGCAAAATCAACCTCTTGACTGGAAAAACTCACCAGGTTTATTCTCACTCCCTCTCCAAACTAGAAGCTTAAACCTTGGGATTGCAAAgaattaattgtgaaaattcaCATGAAAAGGGTCAAACTTGGATAATCAAGTATATTTGACACATCTAACCTTGCTTAAATGGGTTTGATGTGTTTAGACAGAAGACGTGAGTGTCGAACACCCGAACTTCTAGACGTTGCCTACCCTTTGAGATATTGTCTTACTAATGAATGCAGagttattttgaaatattaacttACTGATGAAGGCAGAGTTATTTTGAAGTAACCGCTTACTGATGAATGCGAAATTACATTTCAAGATTGATGATTTAGATGAGCTTGTAATGCAGATCCGGACACAGCTAGCTGCCCTTGGTGCACCCTTAGTGGGCGACTCGATGTACATGCCCTCCGCAATTGCAGAAATGGCCAATCCTGGGATTAACCCATTTGGGAAGCTCAAAACATTGTATACTAATGAGACCGATAAAGCTGTCGCTGTTGAACAGTGGATAGCACAGCATGGGAAGGAGCCCTCAGTAGCAATTGGCCTTCAAGCGTGCCAGATTTCTTGGGATGATGATACGCACATTTATAGGGCAGAGTCCCCGTGGTGGAGATATGAATAGGTTCAAAGAACTCATACTTGTTGAGAAGTATAATTATGAGTCCTTGATATTCTACTTTTCACACTAAGAGCTTTTCATTCCAAATTTAGTGCTTTTCCTGGCTGCGATATTTTTTTGgccatttttccttttgatcTTTTCTAGCATGAGGgagaaatttcctttgattttttttttccagctaGAGTACTCACTGACATATTAATGTAATTCATCATTTTTTGTGATCATACACAATTGATTGTTGAAGTTCTGGTTTCAGATGTCTCTGGTGAAAATGGCTTTCTGAAACTTTACAAAACCTAAAGTTACCTCTTTTTGGTTCTAGGAAATTAT is a genomic window containing:
- the LOC116206394 gene encoding RNA pseudouridine synthase 6, chloroplastic, which produces MGAPSLASLLGNGLVSCRSYVPPPMSLLRTLAATQLVLKKPRSPCFSRRLWSSRTGAVTCETAKSDVIYTSPPPPVNGYPEYNRLLPCPLHNTPPRVEHLVVSEGGPALDYISKALNLPPLFVADLIQFGAVHAALVCPQPPPSATPEQMRIYKEVTDPVVLKSRASIKGKTVREAQKTFRITEPNQFVEAGSYLRIHVHPKRFPRCYEIDWRSRIIAVEDSYVVLDKPAGTSVGGTTDNIEESCATFSSRALGLEEPLKTTHQIDNCSEGCVVFAKTKEYCSIFHGKIRDKMVKKLYLALAAAPVPVGIVTHYMRPVNMAPRIVSEDFVKGWHLCQLEVMECKRVPWPNSIIEEKYNIEDCGWPKKDFAYECKINLLTGKTHQIRTQLAALGAPLVGDSMYMPSAIAEMANPGINPFGKLKTLYTNETDKAVAVEQWIAQHGKEPSVAIGLQACQISWDDDTHIYRAESPWWRYE